The Rhizobium sp. CCGE531 genomic sequence GGCTGTCGAAGCCCCATTGCGCCAATTGCTCAGTCAATATGCGCCTATGGGCCTCATCATCTTCCACGATCAGGATCCCGGCCCGCTTCACGTTGGCCGGCAGCTCCGGAACCTCGGCGCGTGGGGCGACCAGCGGCATGGAAAGATGGACCGTGAAAACCGATCCCTTGCCCCATTCGCTCTCGACCGACAGGGAACCACCGAAAAGATCGACGAGACCCGCCGTAATGGCGAGGCCCAAACCTGATCCTTCAAGGCGCCGTGCAAAGGAAGAATCCGCCAGCGAAAATTTGTCGAAGATCGTATCGAGCTTCTCGGCGGGAATGCCGATCCCGGTATCTTCGATGCGGAGCACGAGCAGTATGTTGTCGTCCGGCGCGGACTGGCTGTCCAGTTCCACCAGCACATGGCCGCGTTCGGTGAACTTGATCGCATTGCCGACGAGATTGGTCACGATCTGGCGGAAGCGGCCGGCATCGCCGAGCATCGCCGCCGGCACGCCCGGAGCGATGCGCACCATCAGCTCGATATTCTTTTCCGATGCGGCGGCGGCCAGCAGCGTCGCTATGTCTTCGACAGCTTCGGCGGGGTCGAATGCCATCTTGCGCAGATGCATATCGCCGGTGTCGATGCGCGAGAAATCGAGAATGTCGTTGATGATGGTCAGCAATGCATTGCCAGATTTGACGATGATATCGACAAAGGTCTTTTGCCGCGGATCGAGATCCGTCTTGCCGAGCAATTCCGCCATGCCGAGCACACCGTTCATCGGCGTGCGGATTTCATGGCTCATATGGGTCAGGAATTCGGATTTCGCCCGGTCTGCCGCGTTGCTGCGCGCCAGCAGCAGCTGCAGGTCCGCCTCGCGTTCCTTCATCTCGGTGACATCGGTGAACACCACGGTCCAGCGACGATGCTCGCCGATCGCGGCGCCGAGCTGTATCCAGCGGTCGCCGACGACCTGAAATACGCAGGAGATCGGCTTGCTCGCCGCAATGCTCTCTGCCCATGTTTCCAGCAGAGCCTCGGAACCATTGCCGAAATCACCGCGTTCCGCGCAATAGTCGAACGCCGCGGACCAGTCCCTGCCGACCTCGGTGAGCTCGGCCGGCAGTTTCAGCATGTCCTTCAGCCGATCGTTGGCCAGCAGGATCGCACCATCCTGAACGATCAGCAGGCCTTGCGACATGGCCTGCATGGCATCAGCCATCAGTTCGCCGAGATGCTCCAGCGCCAGCCGCGTCTCGGTGATCTCCCTGGATTGCTGCTTCACGGAAGAAATATCCGTGTAGGACATCAATGTCCGGCCATTGGAAATCTGGCGCGCATCGATGATGACGGATTTGCCGTCGGCAAAATTCACTTCCGTCTGCCGATGCTCGCCCGCCTTGCCCAGCGTGGCCAGCCACGCCTGATATATGTCGTCGATGCTGCGGCCATCGGCGCCGAAACGTGCCAGCTCGTAATGCTTTGCGATGATATCGCGATAGGGGCGGCCTTCGAAGCGATCTTCCTTCGAATATTCCCAAATGTCGTAGAAGGCATCATTGACGTATTCGACGATATAGTCGCCGTTGTGGATAAGGACGCCGATCGGCATCGAGCGGAGGATGTTGTCGAGATCCTGGTGCAGCGCTTCGGCACGGGCCTGCGCCTCGATGAGCTGCATCTCACGCTGCTTCAGCGCCGAAGTATCGGTGACGGAACCCACGGCATAATGCTTGCCATCCGCCGCCGTCGCTCGGTTGAGGCAGATCTTCACCGGGTGCGTCACCTGCCGTCGGTCGACGATTTCGCTTTCGAATTCATGCCCCCGCCCTTCGCGCAGCACGGCTTCGTTTTCCACGAAGAAGTCGTCGGCGCCGACGGCAAACATTTCATGCTCGGTCTTTCCGAGCATTTCGTCACGATCGAGCCCGGTAATATCGGCATGGGCCGCATTGGCATAAATCAAGCGATGGCTGGAATCACGTACGAAGGTGGCAACCGGCAGGCCCTCCAGAACGCTGCGGAAAAAGCCGGCCTCGTCGGCCGGCCTTCGCGCCGCGCCGGCAGCGAAGGCATCGCGCGCGGCAGCCGTTGCGGCAAGGAACACTCCGAATATGTAGACACGATCTTCCGACGGGGAAAAGCTCTCGATCTCCACGCGCGAACGTTGGCGGCCCCACGCATCGAAGCACAGAGCGACCTCTTCGGAACCGAAGACAAGAGCGCGACGCTCCTTGTCTTCCCTGTCGGCGCTCTCGCCGGCATCGAGGAGGTCCTGGCTGCGGTTGCCGATGAAATCGGAAATATCGCGGCCGAAAAAACGCGCATAGGCATCGTTGACGGCGACGTACCGAAGCTCGCTGTTCTTGATGTAGGCGGGCCTGTCCAGATTGGCGATCCGGCGGCACACTATGTCAAGCAGTTCACCGTCCAGGGTCAAACGGAGCCCCTCTTCTCACCGCGCATGATAGTTCATGAAACGACGCTCTAGCACGATTGGCTTTAACAAGGCGTTAACCATGTTTAACCGTCACGGCAACGTCGCGTTCAGACTATGCGCTATCCTATAACGGTCATGCCTTGGTCGCAAACGACAGCGGCACGCCGAGGCAAACTCTGCCAAGAATCCGTCAATGGACAATTGGGAGCGAGCGCCATGAGCGACGAAGGAAGCTTGACCTTGAACGAAGCCCAGATCGCAACGGCGACGGGCGAACGGCGGCGGCGGGCCGGAGGGCGCGGTGCCGAACGCAGCCGCAAGCCGAGCGGCACGAAGTACCTTAATCTCGTCAACAATCTCGCTCGCACGGAACTGCTGTCGCCCGAAGCGCTCGATGATATTCACGATGCCTCGCTGACCATCCTCGAAGAGATCGGCATGGACGTCATCCTGCCGGAAGCACGCGAGCGCATGAAGGCTGCCGGCGCCGATGTCACCCCGGGCAAGGAACGCGTACGCTTCGACCGCAACCTAATCCTGGAGCTGATCGCTTCCGTTCCATCGACCTTTACCTTGCATGCCCGCAATCCTCTTCGAAATGTCCAGATTGGCGGCCGCAATCTCGTCTTCGCACAGGTCGCCTCGGCGCCCTTCGTCGCCGATCGCGAAGGCGGCAGGAGAGCCGGAAACCAGGAGGATTTCCGCAAGCTCATCAAGCTCGCCCAGTCCTACGACGTCATCCATATGACCGGCGGCTATCCGGTCGAGCCCATCGATATCCATGCCTCGGTGCGCCATCTCGATTGCCTCTCCGATATCGTGAAGCTCACCGACAAGGCCTTCCACTGCTATTCGCTCGGCAAGCAACGTAATCTCGACGCGATCGAGATCGCCCGCATCGGCCGCGGCATCAGCATGGAGCAGATGGAGCGCGAACCCTCGCTCTTCACCATCATCAACTCCTCCTCGCCGCTGCGTCTCGACGGGCCGATGCTGCAGGGCATCATCGAAATGTCGTCGCGTGGACAGGTGGTGGTCGTCACGCCCTTCACGTTGGCGGGCGCCATGGCGCCGGTGACGATTGCCGGCGCGCTGGTGCAGCAGAATGCCGAAGCGCTGTGCGGCATCGCCTTCACGCAGATGGTGCGCAAGGGCGCGCCGGTCATGTATGGTGGCTTTACCTCGAATGTCGATATGAAGACGGGCGCGCCGGCTTTCGGCACACCGGAATACATGAAAGCCGTCATCTGCGGCGGCCAGCTCGCCCGCCGCTACGGCATCCCCTACCGCACATCCAACACGAACGCCTCGAACACGCTCGATGCCCAGGCGGCCTACGAATCGGCGCTTTCGCTGTGGGCGCTGACCCAAGGCGGCGGCAATTTCGTGCTGCATGCCGCCGGCTGGAGCGAAGGCGGCCTGACCGCCTCCTTCGAGAAATTCATCCTCGATGTCGACATGCTGCAGATGGTCGCCGAATTCCTGACGCCGCTCGACGTCAGCAGCGACGGGCTGGCGCTGGATGCCGTGCGCGATGTCGGCCCCGGCGGGCACTATTTCGGCACGGCGCATACGCTTGCCCGTTACGAAACCGCCTTCTATTCGCCGATCCTTTCGGACTGGCGAAACCACGAGACATGGGCCGAAGCCGGGCGGCCCACAACCTACGATCATGCCAACCGCGTCTTCAAGGAAACGCTCGCGCGTTACGAACGGCCGCCGCTCGATTCCGCAATCGAGGAAGAGCTCGACGCCTTTGTCGCAAGACGCAAGGAAGAAGGCGGCGTTCCAACTGATTTCTAGTTGAAAATCAAAGGCTTTTACCAGTCTCATCATGAACGAAATTTAATGTCGCGACCCTCTTTTTAGCCGCGACTTCGCCCCCTTTTCCACGCACCTTCAAGCTCGGCTTCGGCTGGGAGGCCGCTGTTTTTTTGGAAAGGGATGTCAATGTCTGTGCTTCGCAGTTTAACGACGGCCGGTTTGATCGCGCTGACACTCGGTAGCGCCGCGGCCGCAACCACCACCACTGCCGGCGCCTCCGAGCGCGGCGCCATTTTCGGCGGGCTTGCCGCCGGCATCGTCGGCGGCGCATTGGCCGCCGAGGCGGTCAGACCGGCCTATCCTTCATATTATCCGGCCTATCGAACCTATTATGCTCCAGCCTATGTCCGCGCCTACCCGAGCTGCTATTGGGCATGGCGCCATGATGGCTGGGGTCGGCCCTACCGTGTCGAAGTCTGCCGCTGACGACGACGCAAACTGCGGATGGCTTTCGCCATCGGCGTATCCGATCTCGATGCCACTGGATTTCCGGCGGCATTTTCGTCCGCCTGTTGAAAAGCTTTTTGCCCACACCCCTTGACTTTGGTCGCGAATAAGACCAAATGCGCCTCAGCTTTCACCTTCCGGCCGCCGCGTGAGCGTGCCCTGCGGGACTTGACGTACGCAAGAGAAGGACAAAAGCGCCTTAGATAACAGGACCGCACCCAAGGCGGTCAGATGCGCTGGAAAGCTTTTTTCCAACTTACAAGTTCCCACTTCACGCGGGGTTCTTGACGCCAGAGACAGACCGGACCGCATGGTGCGATCCGGCCTATTTGCTTTGGCGCCCCCGAAAGGTATTGAATTGACCGATTTTCACTCGCTTGGTCTCTCCAAGCAGATCGTCGATACGCTGTCGCAGAACAACTTCGCCACCCCGACGCCGATCCAGGCGCAGGCGATCCCGCTCGTTCTCCAGGGCCGCGATCTCGTCGGCCTCGCCCAGACCGGCACCGGCAAGACTGCCGCCTTCGGCCTGCCGATCATTGAAATGCTGTTGAAGGACGCCAAGCGCCCCGACAACCGCACCGTCCGCACGCTGATCCTCGCCCCTACCCGCGAACTGGTGAACCAGATCGCCGACAACCTCAAGCTGTTCGTCCGCAAGACGGCGCTGAGGATCAATGTCGTGGTGGGCGGCGCCTCGATCAACAAGCAGCAGCTGCAGCTTGAGCGCGGCACAGACATTCTCGTCGCAACGCCCGGCCGCCTGCTCGACCTCATCAGCCGCCGCGCCCTGTCGCTCGGCCAAGTCAGCTACCTCGTCCTCGACGAGGCCGACCAGATGCTCGACCTCGGCTTCATCCACGATCTGCGCAAGATCTCGAAGATGGTCCCGGCCAAGCGCCAGACCATGCTGTTTTCGGCGACCATGCCGAAGGCGATCGCCGACCTCGCTTCCGACTATCTAACCGACCCGGTCAAGGTCGAAGTATCGCCTCCGGGCAAGGCAGCCGACAAGGTGGAGCAATATGTTCACTTCGTTGCCGGCCAGAACCATAAGACCGAGATCCTCAAGGAAACGATATCAGCCAATCCGGATGGCCGCGCCATGGTCTTCCTGCGCACCAAGCATGGTGCCGAGAAGCTGATGAAGCATCTCGACCACGTCGGCTTTGCCGCTGCCTCGATCCACGGCAACAAGAGCCAGGGCCAGCGCGAACGCGCGCTCAAGGCTTTCCGTGACGGCGAAATCCGCGTGCTCGTCGCCACCGACGTCGCCGCTCGCGGCATCGACATCCCCGGCGTTTCGCATGTCTACAACTACGACCTGCCGGAAGTGCCCGACGCCTATGTTCACCGCATCGGCCGTACCGCGCGCGCCGGCCGCGACGGCATTGCCATCGCTTTCTGCGCTCCGGATGAAATCCGCCTGCTGCGCGACATCGAGCGCCTGATGGGCATCGAGATTGCCGTTGCCAGCGGCGAAGCTCCGGCCGATCGCGGCCGCCCGGCTCGCGGCAACAGCCGCGGCGGTAATCGTGGTGGCGGCCAGGGCCAGGGTCAAGGTCGTGGTGGCGCAGGTCAGGGACGCCAGGAAGGCCGTCCCGCTCGCCCGGCTCGTCGTCCATTCC encodes the following:
- a CDS encoding trimethylamine methyltransferase family protein, with translation MSDEGSLTLNEAQIATATGERRRRAGGRGAERSRKPSGTKYLNLVNNLARTELLSPEALDDIHDASLTILEEIGMDVILPEARERMKAAGADVTPGKERVRFDRNLILELIASVPSTFTLHARNPLRNVQIGGRNLVFAQVASAPFVADREGGRRAGNQEDFRKLIKLAQSYDVIHMTGGYPVEPIDIHASVRHLDCLSDIVKLTDKAFHCYSLGKQRNLDAIEIARIGRGISMEQMEREPSLFTIINSSSPLRLDGPMLQGIIEMSSRGQVVVVTPFTLAGAMAPVTIAGALVQQNAEALCGIAFTQMVRKGAPVMYGGFTSNVDMKTGAPAFGTPEYMKAVICGGQLARRYGIPYRTSNTNASNTLDAQAAYESALSLWALTQGGGNFVLHAAGWSEGGLTASFEKFILDVDMLQMVAEFLTPLDVSSDGLALDAVRDVGPGGHYFGTAHTLARYETAFYSPILSDWRNHETWAEAGRPTTYDHANRVFKETLARYERPPLDSAIEEELDAFVARRKEEGGVPTDF
- a CDS encoding response regulator → MTLDGELLDIVCRRIANLDRPAYIKNSELRYVAVNDAYARFFGRDISDFIGNRSQDLLDAGESADREDKERRALVFGSEEVALCFDAWGRQRSRVEIESFSPSEDRVYIFGVFLAATAAARDAFAAGAARRPADEAGFFRSVLEGLPVATFVRDSSHRLIYANAAHADITGLDRDEMLGKTEHEMFAVGADDFFVENEAVLREGRGHEFESEIVDRRQVTHPVKICLNRATAADGKHYAVGSVTDTSALKQREMQLIEAQARAEALHQDLDNILRSMPIGVLIHNGDYIVEYVNDAFYDIWEYSKEDRFEGRPYRDIIAKHYELARFGADGRSIDDIYQAWLATLGKAGEHRQTEVNFADGKSVIIDARQISNGRTLMSYTDISSVKQQSREITETRLALEHLGELMADAMQAMSQGLLIVQDGAILLANDRLKDMLKLPAELTEVGRDWSAAFDYCAERGDFGNGSEALLETWAESIAASKPISCVFQVVGDRWIQLGAAIGEHRRWTVVFTDVTEMKEREADLQLLLARSNAADRAKSEFLTHMSHEIRTPMNGVLGMAELLGKTDLDPRQKTFVDIIVKSGNALLTIINDILDFSRIDTGDMHLRKMAFDPAEAVEDIATLLAAAASEKNIELMVRIAPGVPAAMLGDAGRFRQIVTNLVGNAIKFTERGHVLVELDSQSAPDDNILLVLRIEDTGIGIPAEKLDTIFDKFSLADSSFARRLEGSGLGLAITAGLVDLFGGSLSVESEWGKGSVFTVHLSMPLVAPRAEVPELPANVKRAGILIVEDDEAHRRILTEQLAQWGFDSHAAEDGKTALAILDAAFDMGVSVEAIIVDYSMPGMSGYQIASAVRADPRFEALPIVFLTSMGVAGRDKDFTAVNGQAHLMKPVRANVLRNTIIDVVRASRRKKAGEQPDAAARPLPLEAEAAAAIEATDRMTPASPGNAIDVLVAEDNEVNQIVFTQILQATGLRFLVVENGQAAVDAWRQLRPSLILMDVSMPVMNGHQATRMIRQFEAQVEQGWHVPIIGVTAQALDVDRIACMQAGMDDCLSKPISPELLEDKIQRYLGDVVFRADRFNSQGSDR
- a CDS encoding DEAD/DEAH box helicase, encoding MVRSGLFALAPPKGIELTDFHSLGLSKQIVDTLSQNNFATPTPIQAQAIPLVLQGRDLVGLAQTGTGKTAAFGLPIIEMLLKDAKRPDNRTVRTLILAPTRELVNQIADNLKLFVRKTALRINVVVGGASINKQQLQLERGTDILVATPGRLLDLISRRALSLGQVSYLVLDEADQMLDLGFIHDLRKISKMVPAKRQTMLFSATMPKAIADLASDYLTDPVKVEVSPPGKAADKVEQYVHFVAGQNHKTEILKETISANPDGRAMVFLRTKHGAEKLMKHLDHVGFAAASIHGNKSQGQRERALKAFRDGEIRVLVATDVAARGIDIPGVSHVYNYDLPEVPDAYVHRIGRTARAGRDGIAIAFCAPDEIRLLRDIERLMGIEIAVASGEAPADRGRPARGNSRGGNRGGGQGQGQGRGGAGQGRQEGRPARPARRPFHDNENGEARGQAGERQDRRPREDRPQRENNRNADFRGQRRNEQTPRPEVDNDLASTSDFRPARKPHHGNSANGNGAAHEGGAHRGQRHAHGRPSGRHGEERGQGEQRNGGNGRVKRRGPGNGGQRRERA